The Lolium rigidum isolate FL_2022 chromosome 2, APGP_CSIRO_Lrig_0.1, whole genome shotgun sequence genomic interval TGTCTGCTTCGCATTGCTGAGATTGTGATCTTTTTTTGAAGAAGCTATACTGGCAACAATTTTTTAACTCCAAAGAATTGATAGTCCGTATTTTGAACTTCCAAACATTCAAAGTGCTGTGCCATAATTTTTTTCCATCCCAAAATATACAGCTCCCCTCGAACCGCAATGAAGGATGGGCTGGTGTAGACCATGACAGTATCCCCAAATGGTAGCTTAAAAGCAAGTTGGTAACATCACCGAAAAGACTAGAGATAGCTGGATGTGTAATGACAAATCGAAGATCCAACGGCTCAACTTGATGTCATCAACGTACTCAGAATTTGAAGCCGAAATGAAGCAACGAAGGAAATACTTAACACAAGTCCAGTGTGTGTCTGTGCTTGTTAGGTGGAGGGCTCATTATATAGAGGTCAATTGGGGACTGATGGAAAACTAGGTcccaattttttcttccaaacaCAAGTGTCACCAAATCTTGTTCCAGCTAGAAAAAACTACACTTCTTCTCTACACTGCTGCACAATTGGATATTATGTTCATTGTGCCGATGGAGCAATCCTTTGTGCAGGTGGCAGAGCTAGGGGGCGCCATTCATGAGTACCCTAAGCCCCATGTTCCTTCCCAGTGAACTACCACGAGGTGCCACCATTGATGAAACTAGGAACTCAGGTTCCAGGAGGAAGAAGCAAAATGTGTGCATGCGCTTCTGGCCATAGGGGTGGAGTTATGGAGGCTCGACAATACAAAGACTGAATTGGTCAATTAAGGTACAGATGCTAAGCAGCGAAGTATGCCTTTGAGGAGGTTATTAGGGTACACTGCATATATGGACCCAACTTCGTAGTACCTTTAGGCTGCTTTGTTTATAGGTGAAGATATGGCCAAAAATGGGTACCACCTACCGATGATGAGTATGAAAGAAGCCAAACTGAAGCTGAGgaaattccttatttgacactagatAAAAACATGGTTCTCTATTAGGCCCTGGAAAAAATTATTCCATATTTGACATTGGGTCTAATTTTCTGTCCTAATATGACATTTTGGTGCACTCTGTTAGACTGTTCCATCAGTTTGTTTTTTCATTGTACCCCTTGGCAAAGCTGGAAAAGGAGGCATCCTGGCAGTCCATACCGAGACCTTGCAGCTGCGACGGCCGTGCCTGCTGCCGTCTCCAAGCCAAATCATACGGCGACACGCCCCCACCCCGTCACCCACGAGGCCTTCTCCGACATCTGGGTCGTCCTCCACAGCAGCTAGCTAGCTCGCCTCACTCAACTCGTCAACTATTAATCCAGTCCCATGATGCTTAATTAACTGGGAATGTCTTAATGAATCACTGTGTGTTCACGATTAGCTTGAACTATCTTCATCAACTAGATCTTTAGTTTTAATCTTGGCTGTAACCGGCTTTGCAGTTGTGCTGtaatttactgctgtttttggctcCGAGCGTCTGACCCAGTGTGCTAAAGCTAACTCTTATTTGGAATTGGTCTCAGAATGAGAGCGTCATGGGTTTGTTTGCAAGCTAGATGAGCTACGTGTTTGCTTTTGGGCGCCAATGTTACCAAAGTCATGATGGCATTGCAGAACTTTGGTTTTGCACTTCCCTCTGTCGGTAAGTATTGTGTTTTGGTcccatttttaatttgaaaaggaCCAGTTAATGATAAGTCCATATCTGGGTCGTCCTCCACAGCAGCTTGCTAGCTCGCCTCACTCAACTCGTCAACTATTAATCCAGTCCCATGATGTTTAATTAACTAGGAATGTCTTAATGAATCACTCTGTGTGCACGATTAGCTCAAACTATCTTCATCAACTAGATCTTTAGTTTTAATCTTGGCTGTAACCTGTAACTGGTTTTGCAGTTCTGCTGtaatttactgctgtttttgcctCCGAGCGCCTGACCCAGTGTGCTAAAGCTAACTTCTCATTTGGAATTGGTCTCAGAATGAGAGCGTCGTCGGTTTGTTTGCAAGCTAGATGAGCTGTACGTGTTTGCTTTTGGGCACCAATGTTTCCAAAGTCATGATGGCATTGTAGAAATTTGGTTTTGCACTTCTCTCTGTCGGTAAGTATTGTGTTCTGGTcccattttaaatttgaaaaggaCCAGTTAATGATGAGTCCATATCTATGAAATTACTAGGAAATATCAATGAAGTCTTAGTGTGCAGGAAAATCGTATTGGACACTCCCATTATGTACCGGTTGTCTATTGCTTAATCTTTGTGTCGTGAccaatttttcattttttgtattaTTAAAATCCGAAAATTGAGCAAGTTATTGAATTAAATCTGTCACGCAGACGTAGCAGTTTGGCATCGACGTTGGTTGTACCAAATGTACAGGCATACAGAGTTCTTGTTTGGGCATCTAACCATATTAGATATtacagtatatatatatatatatccgaaCGCTGCAGCTTTTGTTGTGAACTTATTTCGGGTCACATTATGCACCAGGGGTAAAATCATCTTTTCAGGTGTCATTTAACACCATTAGTAGTCAAAATTGAAGTGTTATATTGGGAAAGAAACTTAGACCTGGTGCAAATAGGGAGGAAATTTTGTtccagggccaaataaggaagcATATTTTTGTCTAGTGTTAAGCAATTTCCTCAAGAAATGTAGACACCGATCTGTAACCCCATTATGCAAAGACCCATACATagaagatgaggaggacaagcagcgCTGCCACCATAGAAGCATTGTCACACAACATACACACTACGGAAGAATATAGGAaaggcaagcagtcgagctagcaATAGCGAAATAACCCACCTGCCAGCCTCTAGTCCCATCTGCAGTTCTGCACAATTTCCAAATAAACTGGACTCAAGTGAGTCATTCACTACCAGAGTCATTACTACCATCAGGAAGTAACCTTTGACCTTCTACTCGTCTGCTGTCATTGGAAGTGCGCTACCCACGTATCATAATTCTGCATCTCTGCTATAGCGTATCTACTATAAACTTTTGTGGGCAAACTGGCAGCCTGCTGAGCATCAGCTCCCACGGCAGCAGCCGGTGGGCATAGACTAAATGTTATGTTCAGGCAAGTGGTGTTTACTTATGTTTGCAAGTGACAAATAGCCATGGCAAGTGGTGTTTATACTTGTAAGTGAGAAATAGCTGGGTATGTTTCAGTACTACCAAATTGCTCCTGCGCCAGACTGCCATCCATAAGCTAGATCGTTTGTGTTAACTTCTCAGGCTTCTACCCAGAAGACCAGATAAGAGCCAGCTAAACAGAACTATCTTCTGGGGGGCCTAAATCTTTTAGGAAAACTGCATCCAGTAGATGAACAATATAATAGATGTAAACTAATTGTTTCCTTGAGTCTACTTTAACTTTACATATCTATAAATTTTGAAGTCCTGGGCCATATGACATTTCAGCTTGTTATCAACATTTTGCTTGCATAGTGTGAGTAATCAAACAAATCCTAGGTATATAGAATCAACAGCATTAAGTTTGCGAAGGAAGAAAGCGAGGTATGTATCAGGATATTTTCCCCTTGCATGCGCCTCCTAATTTATTCaattactacctccgttccaaaataagtgtcgcaactttgtctagatacatatgtatctagaagcacctccattccaaaataagtGTCGCAACTTTGGCTAGATACGGATTTATCTAGACGCATTTTtatgtgtagatacatccgtatgtaGAAAAAGTTGCGACACTTGTTTTGAAACGGATGGAGTATTACACAAGCAGGTGGCTAAGCCTTATGCTTGGTTGGTTGTATAAAAGCTTCCCTGTTTTTGGTACAGTGCGATTTAACATAAATGCGAGATCAGAAAAATCAAGATTTATCATGTGTAGAAAATCAAGGATGCAAAAAATTAACACGCAGGTGATAAACAACCGGCACATTATCAAGGATACTAAGCTACCATTATTTTCTTTTCAACAACAGTATCCGTGTTGTCTACAAACAATTTACTGAATAGAAACACACAAAAATGAAGAAACAGCCTGCCACTACAGAAATAATAGTCACTCATAATACCAAAATCGTCAAGTTAATTCAGTCAACAAAACATTTACTATTATTGACACCTACCTATGCTTCAAGATGAATTGGCAGCATTTGATCCATCTGTAGAAGAGCTGTCACTATCCGAGTCTGCAAAACAATCCTTATATGATTAGGCTATCTGCCATAATGTAGTCTGGCCATTTGCTAAACACAAATGTAAAATGCCTCCATGTAGCAGTTATGTACTAGCCATAGCCAATACAAAGGGCAAAACAAGTACTTAAGAAAATATTACCACTAGAAGAGGAATCTGAATCACTGCTGGAGCTGCTTGAGCTGCTAGATTTACTTGCAGTTGGTCCATTATTATTTTGCTCTGGCACAGAAGTTGCTAATTGCTCGCTCGCCATCAAATCTGTGCATATGAAAAGTTATAGTTCTATTATCACCTCCTCTTAATGTGCTTTTACTTACAGGATAAATTAGGGCGGAAAGGGTCTTACTTAGCTTTGGAGATTTTTCACCAATAGTAGGTTGATGACTctgcaaagcaaaaaaaaaaaaaaaatgtatttcAGCACAAGATTATAAGATCTCCTTAGTTACAGAAGTACTGTAAGTTACAGAAGTATTGTAAGATTGAGAATGATGGAAAGCTCATACTGGTTGTTGTGCAGCATGCAGTGCACGCAACTCCAGATCTTGCTTTGCAAGCATTGCACGCTCAGccttcctcttttgcttgctcAGGTTCTTCTTGAAATTAGCCACAAATCTATCAAGCTCCCAAAGTGTCTCGGCATCCATGCTATCAATCTCAACCTCAATCTCATCTTCATGCTGCCTGACAGAAAGATTCTTGTTCTTGATGATCTGCACAATAACATCAAGTTTTTCCGGAGGCAAGTTCTGAAGGTTATTGCTAAGTTTGCGCTTCTCATCTATTGTCATATCTCTCTTGTTTAGGTCCTTTGCCTTTGGCTTCTTCAATGATGGAGTGCGAGCAGGATAAGTGGGAGTATGACTTAATGGCCTTGACTTGGAGTCGAGTGCCATCTGGTGCCTTAAGGAATCAGACCTCTCTAGCAAGCGCAGGTCAAGTGGGGGTGGTGGAAACTTCTTCTGCATCGGCGGGCAGGACGCGAGATAGTCAACCTCAGCCTCAATCTCAGGCCACTGAGCTTCAAAGATCCCTAACAGCTGCTCAGCCATGAAATGCACGTCCTGCCCCTTGGGATTATAGGTCATGGCATTGTGAAATGTTAGCCTGACATCATTAGCAAACTCCTTTGGGTTCCTGTACTGGCCACGGGTAAGCTGCGCCTTTATGGTGCCAAGATCCATGGGGTGCTTGATAATGGTAAAATAGTCGTGCAAACCAAGTGCGACAGGATCGACAGGCTTGTTAAACACCCACCCAAACTTGTGCTTCATTAGCCGGGACAGCAGTGACGAAGACTTCTTGAATGGATGCGCATACAGCCTCTGCTCGGCGTTGTAACTCGCCGCCGAGGAAcggtgcttcttcttgtggtgcttGGCTTTCTTCCGGCCATGCGGATCCGACGCCGGTATCCTATCTTTGGCGAGCAAGAACTCCGAGTTTTGGTATAGCTGGTTGGCCTTTGGTGTCCGCTTCTCCTTCTCGAGCGGTTCCGTGTGAACTTCCGGCACAATGAGATGGCGCGGCAGGAACGAGCGGACCGAAGGAACGGGAGCAGTGAGCTGGGGCGGTACGGGCGTCAGAGGACCACCGCCTGAGAACTGGGGGTGCCCATATCCAGCAGTCAGCATCAGGGGCGGCGGGTCCACGGCCAGAGGCACGTGCTGGGAGGCCTCGGCTGCCAAGGCCTCGCCGGCCGCCTTGAGGCGCTTGGAGAGCACGCGTACCTGGTCGAGCTCCGACGCAAGCTGCCGGCGCAGGTCGCTCCGCTCCCTGCGCTTCCGGGCCTTGTCGTCCCCGTGGCCGTTGGGAAGGGCGGCCCCATCCTGTtccgcgtgcggcggcggcgatgcaCGGGGAGGATGAGAAGGGGAAGCCggatcgggcggcggcgcggcaaccTCGGCCTCCGAGCGGCGAATCGAGCGGCGGAACGAGGCTAGGGTTTGCGCGAGGGGGTCGGGATTAGGATTGGAGCTAGGTTCTGGAGGGGGACTGGATTTGGGGCTAGGTTCCGGCGGAGGAGGACTGGATTTGGGGCTCGGTTCCGGCGGAGGACTGGATTTAGGGCTAGGTTCTGGAGGGGGATTGGAATTGGGGCTAGGTTCTGGTGCAAGATTGGATTTGGGGCTAGGTTCTGGTGCAAGATTGGATTTGGGGCTAGGTTCTGGAGCGGGATTGGGATCGGAGCTAGGGTCTGGagggggtttagggtttttgcgagGGTTCCTGCGGCTGAAGACCTTGATCTCCGGCGCCCAGCGGGACATGGCGGAGGGCGAGGAGCACGGGAGATGCGGCGGCGGAAGATGGGCggggggcggcggaggaggaggaggggtcgTCGGCGGTGATCCTGAGCTGCCGCACGGCAGTGGTGGAGTGGAGGAGATATTTTCTAGAGGCGCATCGCATTGGGTCGGATTGGAGCTTGGGCAGTAGGTCAGGAGAGGAAGAGGAAAGGCATGGGATGGGATGGTGGAGGCCCAAATTTTGCTGCGGAAAAGGATTTTGACTCGGGGTGCCGACTGGAGGGAATATTGATTTTGTTTATTATTATACTGCTATCGGTTAAAGAGGCCTTCCTTTCTGTTAAACGAAACAAACTGTTACCGGGTCCACCGAACCTATATACAAACCCAATTTCTGTTCCGTGCCGGGGCACTCTCTTGTCTTCCGGAGTGCTCCCTATTCGGAGACGTCGGATCGAAATCGTGCGGTCTTCTTTTTATTCCACTAGCGTCCAAAACGTGGCCCGCATTGATCTCGTCTAGCAATTACTCCGCCCTGTCCTCACCGTATTCATCTCAATCCCCCACCCCGCACTCAACTCGCCTTGTCCGCCGCGATTCCTCCGGCGATTCCGTTTCCTTCATCGCGCCCGTCGATCTGAGCCTCGCCGAATgctgtcgccggcgacgagaggTACTACCGAGAACTTCGCTGTGGTGTGTGTTCGTATTCTTCTCGAACTGTGCGGCGTTCGTTGTTTCCCGGAGCCGTGTCGCCGTGTTTTTGGTGAGCGGGAGTCGATTTCTGTCTCGATCTCGCTCGAATCGGCTCGTCTTAGTCCGGCGACGGTGTGTAGTTGTCGTTGAATATCGTCGGTAGGGCGAGGCGCGTCGAATCGTGGTGTTTTTTCATTGCTGGAGTTGGTTTGCCGTCGGTGAGTAGCCTGCCGATTTCACGCGATTCTCCTCGTCCTAGTCCGGCGACTGTCTGGAGTAGTCGTTGAAGTTCGTCGGGAAGGTCATGCGCGGCGAATCGTGGTGTTTGTCGTTATTGGAGGGGACTGGAGGTGGGTCGCCGTTGTTGTTGTCGGTGCCTATTCCGCGCGATTCGGCTCGTCCTATACCGGCGACTATCTGGAGTAGCCTAGGAGTAGTCGTTTAATATGTTTTTGGTGGTCAGGTGCTGCGAATCGTGGTAGTTCATCCCTCATTCGAGGATGTGTGCTCTGCTCATAGCATTTTTCATGCTCGTTTTTGAGGATATGAATCTGCATGTAGTTTCCCTTTAATGTTACATGTGCTAGATCACATAATCATCATATGTAATGTATTTTCTCTGATCATAGTTTGTTCCTTTTTGATCATCCTGTACATAGTGTGTTCTATTTTTGTAGTTTATGTGGTTTTTCTACATCTCAAATATGCAGATCTGTGGTGTTTTTTACATCTCAAATACAGACCTGTGGGTTttttacatgtgtgatatgtatacCTGTGAGTTTTTTACATATATCATATGAAGACCTGTGGGTTttttacatgtgtgatatgtatacCTGTGAGTTTTTTACATATATCATATGAAGACCTGTGGGTTTTTTACATGTGTGATATGCAGACCTGTGAGTTTTTTACATGTATCATATGAAGACCTGTGGGTTTTTTACATTTGTGATATGCAGCGCCTTGTGGATAGGGTCGTGAGCTCGTCGATTTCTTTTTTCCTCCCTCATCGAGCCAACTGTGGCTTGGCGTGAGTGGAGCCGAAGGAGAGCAACGGTGCATGCCAGCATTCTATCGTGGAGGGCTGTGGCATAGGGCAAGTATagacgcacttgcttgttctcaattatGCGTGATTTAGCTACCTAGGTCTCATATAGGCATGCATGTATATAGGCAGCACACTTTAGCTAACAGAGGACTTTAGGTAACCATATGACTAGCTGACTGTCTAGTAGAGTAATTGCGCACGGCGACTTCTCGCTAACGGCACTAGCAGCAGTACACCTAGCTTAATTACGCCCACATTCAGATTGATTGGTCTCTTACCTCATATCATGCTCTCATATCCTGTCCCAGTAAGGCAACGGGGTGTGTTGCCCGGTTTGCTGGGCCGAAACAAGGACTTGCAACCAAGTTGCAACGCGAAAACACTTGCACTTACCTAGCCACAATTCCGCTACATGCCTCTGTTAGTTGGTTGGACCTGTGGGTTTTTTACATTTGTGATATGTATACCTGTGAGTTTTTTACATATATCATATGAAGACTTGTGGGTTTTTTACATGTGTGATATGCAGACCTGATGGTGCCTCCCACTGTAGTTCTTCCTTAAATACATCATGTGCAGTTTTTTACACTTCTAATATGTAGTATTCCCAGTACTTACACCTGTAACACTGCTCACTATATATATAATTCTTTTTTCGCAGGTACTTTTTCTGGGTATCATTGATGTCATatctgaattttttttcaaaatgatcCCACCATCATCTTTGGTAAGAACATTTTTCTGAGTGTGATATGATCGCACTATCATATCTGAAATTTAAAAGTTGTAACATCGTGTGTAATGTAATTTCCTTTTTGAGCCCTAATAcctttttgttttcttctttgttttgcagAGTAAGTCAAAGACTCCGAAGAGCAAAAAGAAGAACAGCTATTCAAAATTCAGGAAGTTAAAAGAGAGGCTACAGTTGAAATCAGTTCCTACAGAGGAAGAAGTTTCAAATGAGAAACCATTGCATAGTGTACCTCCACTGGAAGGTGTGGTGCCACTTGCAACTGTGGCACCACCAAAAGAGGACGGAGATGAAGGTGACACTGCACGGTGTGCCTCTGCTGGAGATGTAAATAATGATGCTGAGAAGAAACCCAAGAAGGAGTCTGCTGAGAAGACACACAAGAAGATGTATGCTGAGAAGAAACCCGAGGAGTGTGCTGAGAAGAAACCCATGAAGGAGAATGCTGAGAAGAAACCCAAGAAGATGTATGCTGAGAAGAAACCCATGAAGCAGTATGCTGAGAAGAAACCCAAGAAGATGTATGCTGAGAAGAAACCCGAGGAGTGTGCTGAGAAGAAAGAGAAGGTATTATTGATTTCACACAATTTTTGGTGTGTGTGTTTTGGTAAACATGATTACAGACATGTTTTAAATTGTTCTTTTTGTTACTGCAGGCCAACTTATTCAACCGGTCTTCACCTATGAAAGTTGTCCGGGTTTGCAAGGCGATGACTAATGATCAGCGGTCTTTGATCATTCGAGCTGATTTTGGCAGTGTCTTAGGCATGAAGTGCTCGAAGCTAATTCCAGAGCTATGCAGATTCTTAATGGAATGTTTTGATCAAGATGAATGTGTGCTTGATTTTGGTGAAAGGGGGAAAATACCCATCACTCTTGATTCAGTTGTCAGAATCATGGATGTGCCAATGGGTAGTCATCCTGTACCGTATCAGGGAAACATTGAAGTAACAAATTTAGTTTTCCAGATGTTGGGTATTCATGATGGCAAACAACCAACTATAACTTATTTGGAGAAGCAATCAGGTAAAGAATATCCAGCAGACGATGATTACCTTCGGAAGTTCATTATCTATTTGATGTCCTCTGTGTTTGCTCCAACAAGCTGGAATACTAGTCGGTCCAAAGTGTTATCCTGCGGTTCTCAACACGGAAGCTATTGCAAGTTTGAACTGGGCTGGTTTCATCATTGATACTCTCATCCAGACAGCAAATGCAAAAGGAAGTAAGAATTGGTTCAAAGCTTGCATGCCATACCTCATGGTGGTTTTTTTGAACAACTATGTTTTTGTAGCATGTACTTTTTAAATTGGAATGCACTCATGCTTTTTGCAGTTATGTCCATCTGTAAATTATGCAGGGAGGCTTTTACTATATAGCAtttaacttgtctattttcctgctATGTAGGTTCTGTATGTAGATTCACTGGAAACGGATGCATTAGACGTATCAGAAGAAGGACCTCGTATATGTGTCTGGACAAACATGATGATCAGGCTTGTTGTTGATCTTGATACAAAGGCGGATGGATCTTTCGGCAATTTACCGGTATAATGAACTATCTcgtaaaacacaaaaaatagtttacaCATCTATTCACTTGGCTATATTTTATTCTTCTGTAATCATAGCTaatgtctttttcttttcttttttgttgcaCCAGCTCAAGCCttgtttcaggaacaagccatctATATTCTGTTATCAACCTTCTGTGGTTGACATGTTCATCAAGCACCATCTACCAgtgaatgttgatgataaggcaaGATGTATTAATTTGAAGTACTTATCATTTAGGATGTAGATCTGTCTCGATAATTACATGTAGTGGATACGGAAATAGTCGTGTACACATTTTTGTAACGATACGGAAGAACTTACATCTCTTCTTTCACTTGTCTTATTTTTTCGGACGTTGGGTCGATGCTGAACTGCTGTGACAAAAATGTGTACTTCTTTCGAAGATGGTGTAGCTGAGTTCATCACATCTCTACCAAGCAGCAAGGGGCAAAACTATTCGGCCGTGCACAACGAAGAAGGAAAATACAGCAGGAAGAAGGAAAATAAGCGCAAGCGCGAGAAAGTACCTAATATTAAGCGACCAAGCTGAAGAAGTGGGGGACCAGGAAGATGATGATTCTGAGGAGTTGAAAGGGAAAAATCCAGATGAAGTAAATGTGGATGCTGGTTGCAAGTTGCCAAAATCCAACAAGAGGAAAACTACGGATGATTACTTGGTTGGAGTGGTAGCTACCAACAAAAAATCAAAGGTTACTTCAACCTTTGATGGAGTGGTAGCTTCAAATAAAACTAGTCTCCAAGATGATCAACCATATGCTAATTCCAAGGATCAAGATGTAGAAGATGAGAAGGAAACTCAACAAGTTGGTTCCGATGATACCTTGTTGGAAGAAGTCAGTGATGTTAACAACCAAAAACATGAAGTTCCTTTCAAAGCAGAAGTCAGTCATGATTGCGCCCCAAACATGATGTCTCCAGGGAAACTCCATGCTTTGAACCACCTGCAGCTCTATGGTTCAGGTTCCCAATCAAGCACTGATACCCCTCCTGCACATAATGTGGAAGTTAATGATGGAATCACCATTTCAGCTCAGATTCCAAGCAACAACAAGAAGTCAGTATCGTTTCCAGTGGAGGTTAAAGATAATAGCAAAACATCATACTCAGTTCCAATTTCAGAGCAGCAAATCTCAAGAAAAGtgaaccaaggtagcccattggtAAGGAGACCTGTGACAAGATCAATGTCACCAATGAAAGCAACTACGGCTACATCTGCTACCCCTAGTCCAAGGAGGCTAACAAGGCTTGCGGCTGCAGCAATTAAGGCAAGCCAGAATAAGGATGACGATGTTTTACATCGCGCAACTCCTAATGAAAGAATTGAAGTAACTCCATCTGAACTGATTGACTCTACCATGAACAGAAAGTTGGAGCTTGACTTTACGGCACGCGAGAACCCGTTGCTCGAAACCGAGATGCAAAGGAAGATTCGTGAGCTCCGGGATGATCGCCCTTCTTTTGATCTTGGTCTTGACAACCCGGGCTCTCAGCAAATTGAAACTGAAGGCCAAGTTCAGCAACCAGATGCTACAATGGAAGAACCTATAATCATTTCCAGCAACGAAGACAGCGGAGACTCACTTGATAAGATTTTTGCAACCATTGAAATGCCCAACACAACACCAGCAATTGTGAAATGCAAGGTGGTACACGAGGTTCATGACTCGCCAAACAACCGAAGTAGCTGCACACCAGTGCCACAACCAAGAAGAATTGTCAAACCTGGACCTAGGCTGCAATCACCTTACGGAAATCTTGTTAACAAGCCTACTGTCCCAAAGTCTGATGCTGAATTATACAACAAGGTATGTTCG includes:
- the LOC124692219 gene encoding transcription factor GTE4-like, whose protein sequence is MSRWAPEIKVFSRRNPRKNPKPPPDPSSDPNPAPEPSPKSNLAPEPSPKSNLAPEPSPNSNPPPEPSPKSSPPPEPSPKSSPPPPEPSPKSSPPPEPSSNPNPDPLAQTLASFRRSIRRSEAEVAAPPPDPASPSHPPRASPPPHAEQDGAALPNGHGDDKARKRRERSDLRRQLASELDQVRVLSKRLKAAGEALAAEASQHVPLAVDPPPLMLTAGYGHPQFSGGGPLTPVPPQLTAPVPSVRSFLPRHLIVPEVHTEPLEKEKRTPKANQLYQNSEFLLAKDRIPASDPHGRKKAKHHKKKHRSSAASYNAEQRLYAHPFKKSSSLLSRLMKHKFGWVFNKPVDPVALGLHDYFTIIKHPMDLGTIKAQLTRGQYRNPKEFANDVRLTFHNAMTYNPKGQDVHFMAEQLLGIFEAQWPEIEAEVDYLASCPPMQKKFPPPPLDLRLLERSDSLRHQMALDSKSRPLSHTPTYPARTPSLKKPKAKDLNKRDMTIDEKRKLSNNLQNLPPEKLDVIVQIIKNKNLSVRQHEDEIEVEIDSMDAETLWELDRFVANFKKNLSKQKRKAERAMLAKQDLELRALHAAQQPSHQPTIGEKSPKLNLMASEQLATSVPEQNNNGPTASKSSSSSSSSSDSDSSSSDSDSDSSSTDGSNAANSS